A stretch of the Pirellulales bacterium genome encodes the following:
- a CDS encoding site-2 protease family protein yields MRDLLGWNLSLGRWGGVQVRLHVFFLLFVVIALHFGSAGNDPLFWETCAVLAILLASVLAHELGHCLAAWRMGGSADQLLLWPLGGLTQINVTHDPQSELLTAVGGPLMNVALCLSVAPVLIVKQCNLPNLLNPLLPPVSAAGLTWINACEWTFWINMLLAVVNCLPALPLDMGRVLRAFLWMQQEFRQGVILAARVAQCTAVALWIVAWLIHRNGDYSFAALPVALVGILLFFGAKQETDRLNDSETDDALFGYDFSQGYTSLEKTAQSRKAPPGPVKKWLDERRAKRLQRQQQVEAEEERRVDDVLARLHELGMHGLSEEDRALLNRVSARYRNRNR; encoded by the coding sequence ATGCGCGATTTGTTAGGCTGGAATTTATCGTTGGGCCGCTGGGGAGGCGTGCAAGTGCGCTTGCACGTCTTCTTCCTGCTCTTTGTCGTGATTGCGCTGCACTTTGGCTCGGCCGGCAACGACCCGCTTTTTTGGGAGACGTGCGCGGTGCTGGCCATTCTGCTGGCCAGCGTGCTGGCCCACGAGCTCGGTCATTGCCTGGCGGCCTGGCGGATGGGCGGTTCGGCCGACCAACTCTTGCTGTGGCCGCTGGGCGGGCTGACGCAGATCAACGTCACCCACGATCCGCAAAGCGAACTGCTCACCGCCGTCGGTGGGCCGCTCATGAACGTGGCCCTGTGCCTTTCGGTGGCGCCGGTGCTGATTGTCAAGCAGTGCAACCTGCCCAACCTGCTTAATCCGCTCTTGCCGCCGGTCTCGGCCGCTGGCCTGACCTGGATCAACGCCTGCGAGTGGACCTTCTGGATCAACATGCTGTTGGCGGTGGTCAACTGCCTGCCGGCGCTGCCCTTGGACATGGGCCGGGTGCTGCGGGCCTTTTTGTGGATGCAGCAGGAGTTCCGTCAGGGGGTCATCTTGGCTGCCCGCGTGGCGCAGTGTACCGCGGTCGCATTGTGGATTGTGGCCTGGCTCATCCACCGCAACGGCGACTACAGTTTTGCCGCCCTGCCCGTGGCGCTGGTCGGCATCCTGCTGTTCTTCGGTGCCAAGCAGGAGACCGACCGCCTCAACGATTCGGAGACGGATGACGCCCTGTTCGGCTACGACTTCTCGCAGGGCTATACCAGCTTGGAGAAAACGGCGCAATCGCGCAAGGCTCCGCCGGGGCCGGTCAAGAAGTGGCTCGACGAACGGCGGGCCAAGCGGCTGCAGCGACAGCAGCAGGTCGAGGCCGAAGAAGAACGGCGCGTCGATGACGTGCTGGCCCGCCTGCACGAGCTCGGCATGCACGGGCTTTCCGAGGAGGACCGGGCGCTGCTCAATCGCGTCAGCGCTCGCTATCGCAACCGGAATCGTTAG
- a CDS encoding DUF4365 domain-containing protein produces the protein MAAFRKRRTREHVIADLSVNHVERLILRCGWVPRRSYPDYGVDMTMESYNADGEVENGTILMQIKATDRIVVVKKKAIAVRLDWRDLLFWLNESLVGILVIYDGSEDRAWWLHLQEALRAMIFRIDRAPPETVTLHVPLSNVLDEAAIRSFAKLRDAAAAKTRDV, from the coding sequence TTGGCCGCCTTTCGCAAACGCCGCACGCGCGAACACGTCATCGCCGACCTGAGCGTCAACCACGTTGAGCGGCTGATCTTGCGATGCGGCTGGGTGCCGCGGCGAAGCTATCCCGACTATGGTGTCGATATGACCATGGAAAGCTATAATGCGGACGGCGAAGTCGAGAATGGGACGATTCTCATGCAAATCAAGGCCACCGACAGAATCGTCGTGGTCAAGAAAAAAGCGATCGCGGTTCGACTCGACTGGCGAGATTTGCTATTCTGGCTGAATGAGTCGTTAGTGGGGATATTGGTGATTTACGATGGCTCTGAAGATCGTGCATGGTGGCTGCATTTGCAGGAGGCACTCCGCGCGATGATCTTCAGGATCGACCGCGCCCCGCCGGAGACGGTCACTCTTCACGTGCCACTGTCAAATGTTCTGGATGAAGCGGCGATCCGATCTTTCGCCAAGCTTCGCGATGCGGCTGCCGCTAAAACGCGAGATGTATGA
- a CDS encoding HD domain-containing phosphohydrolase gives MSPLLTIPPTMEAEGPVCLVVGQATEPSPTNAAARAALDELRGWLKTDFSLLDGQTGEVLELAADHRRVDWTTRGELCREVARRRRVEVIDENGPCLLLAIPLFSSGEATEVAVGAFLSRPADECDAAGVADLLGTTPAAARAWMTRQSPADADMLERFATVACEKLAGDDRNEQLESEVEKLSAHLGATFEEISLLYRLTHNLKLSSNDEDLGQRALEWLAEVVPADAFALQLIGSADSDPLATSSRTEPLLLTFGECELTADDFALLVDELGLQATTRPVVVNHVQLESFGWRFPGVREFVIVPLAEGERLFGWLAVFNHSCGHEFGTAEASLLSSVGTMLGIHSANIDLYRQQAELLAGVVKAMTSAIDAKDPYTCGHSDRVARVAVRLAQELGCDGETVKTIYFSGLLHDIGKIGINEEVLRKPGKLTEAEFEHIKQHTVIGHRILADLRKMSHMLPIVLHHHEAWDGSGYPHGLAGTDIPYLARIVAVADSYDAMSSDRPYRPGMEDNKLDGIIRSGAGKQWDPDVVEAFFRVRDDIRAISGRE, from the coding sequence GTGTCACCGTTACTCACGATTCCGCCGACGATGGAAGCCGAGGGGCCGGTCTGTCTCGTGGTTGGGCAAGCGACCGAACCATCGCCGACCAACGCGGCGGCGAGGGCCGCGCTGGACGAGCTGCGGGGCTGGTTGAAGACTGACTTTTCGTTGCTCGACGGCCAGACCGGCGAAGTTCTGGAGCTGGCCGCCGACCATCGGCGCGTCGATTGGACCACGCGCGGGGAGCTGTGTCGCGAAGTGGCCCGGCGGCGGCGCGTGGAAGTGATCGACGAAAACGGTCCCTGCCTGTTGCTGGCAATTCCCCTGTTCTCGTCGGGCGAGGCGACGGAAGTGGCCGTGGGGGCCTTTTTGTCTCGGCCGGCCGACGAATGCGATGCGGCAGGCGTCGCCGATCTGTTGGGAACGACCCCGGCGGCCGCCCGCGCTTGGATGACCCGTCAATCCCCCGCCGACGCCGACATGCTCGAGCGCTTCGCCACCGTCGCCTGCGAAAAGCTGGCCGGCGACGACCGGAACGAACAGCTCGAAAGCGAGGTCGAAAAACTTTCCGCGCACCTGGGAGCGACCTTCGAGGAAATCAGCCTGCTCTATCGCCTGACGCACAACCTCAAGCTCTCGTCGAACGACGAAGACTTGGGCCAACGGGCACTCGAGTGGCTGGCTGAGGTCGTGCCGGCCGACGCCTTCGCCCTGCAGCTCATCGGCAGCGCCGACTCCGATCCACTGGCCACCAGCTCGCGCACCGAACCGCTGTTGCTCACCTTCGGCGAGTGTGAGCTGACGGCCGACGACTTCGCATTGCTGGTCGATGAATTGGGTTTGCAGGCCACCACGCGGCCGGTGGTCGTCAATCACGTGCAGCTCGAAAGTTTCGGCTGGCGGTTTCCGGGCGTGCGGGAGTTTGTGATTGTGCCGCTGGCGGAGGGCGAGCGTCTCTTCGGCTGGCTCGCGGTGTTCAATCATAGTTGCGGTCACGAGTTCGGCACGGCCGAGGCCAGCCTGCTCAGCTCGGTGGGCACGATGCTCGGCATCCACAGCGCCAACATCGATCTTTATCGACAACAGGCCGAGTTGCTGGCCGGCGTGGTCAAGGCCATGACCTCGGCCATCGACGCCAAAGATCCTTACACCTGCGGCCACAGCGACCGCGTGGCCCGCGTGGCGGTCCGCCTGGCCCAAGAGCTGGGCTGCGACGGCGAAACCGTCAAGACGATTTATTTTTCGGGGCTGCTGCACGACATCGGCAAGATCGGCATCAACGAAGAGGTGCTCCGCAAACCCGGCAAGCTGACCGAAGCCGAGTTCGAGCACATCAAACAACACACCGTCATCGGCCATCGCATCCTGGCCGACCTGCGCAAGATGTCGCACATGCTGCCGATCGTGCTTCACCATCACGAAGCCTGGGACGGCAGCGGCTACCCGCACGGCCTGGCAGGCACCGACATTCCGTATCTGGCACGGATCGTCGCCGTGGCCGATTCGTACGATGCCATGTCCAGCGACCGGCCCTATCGTCCCGGCATGGAAGACAATAAGCTCGACGGCATCATCCGTTCGGGCGCCGGAAAGCAGTGGGATCCCGACGTGGTCGAGGCTTTCTTCCGCGTCCGCGACGACATCAGGGCCATTTCGGGACGGGAGTAG
- a CDS encoding NUDIX hydrolase: MHEPELLLKTRRFDVVRLHYQAADGTVYTREVARHPGAVTILPLFDDGRVCLIRNYRVAVDQTLIELPAGTLEPGEDPAVAAARELEEETGYRAAEVRQLCEFFMSPGVLSERMYLFQATGLTAGPTRLEGGEQIEPFVVSWQEAMALVERGEIRDSKTLVGLLWFDRFGQTNPSSR; this comes from the coding sequence ATGCACGAACCCGAACTTTTGCTGAAAACCCGTCGGTTCGACGTCGTCCGCCTGCACTATCAGGCCGCCGACGGCACCGTGTACACACGGGAAGTGGCCCGTCACCCAGGCGCCGTCACCATTTTGCCCTTGTTCGACGACGGCCGCGTTTGCCTGATCCGCAATTATCGCGTGGCGGTCGATCAGACCTTGATCGAGCTGCCGGCCGGCACGCTGGAGCCGGGCGAGGATCCGGCTGTGGCGGCCGCCCGCGAGCTGGAAGAGGAGACCGGCTACCGCGCCGCCGAAGTCCGCCAGCTCTGCGAGTTCTTCATGTCGCCGGGCGTGCTCAGCGAGCGGATGTATCTTTTCCAGGCGACCGGCCTGACGGCGGGGCCGACTCGCCTGGAGGGCGGCGAGCAGATCGAGCCGTTTGTCGTCTCGTGGCAGGAGGCGATGGCGCTGGTCGAGCGCGGCGAGATTCGCGACTCCAAAACGCTGGTCGGGCTGCTATGGTTCGACCGCTTCGGGCAAACCAACCCTAGCTCAAGGTAG